CGAATTCGTCCCGTGGTAGAAGAAATAATTGTTGTCGTAGCCAAGTCCGTCGAGGAAGACCCGGTGCTTCAGCTCGAGGGTCTTCTTGTCCCGCACGTCGATGTATGCGGGGTTCGTCATGGTCACGTCGATGTAGTCGTCCTTCGTCTGCCCGGAAGCGCAATAGATGGCCCCGTACCACTTGACGCTGGGGTCGAGCTTGACTTCAAGGTCCTTGGTCTTCTTGCCCGTGGTAAGGTCCGTCTCACCCACGTGCAAGGTGCGGCCGTCCTTGATGGTCTTGTCGACCTTGTAGGTGGACCAGTACATCTTGGTCCTGTCGTTGTCGTCAATCCTGGGGTCGTGCGTCGGATGGGTCTTCGCGGTGCCAATGTCGATCTTGTCCAGGCTCGTGACGGTGATGGGGTTCTCTGTGTTCGAAGGGTCGATTTTAATATGGGCCTTTGCGAAGTGCCCCCCCATGCCCGCCACATAGACGGTGCCTTCGTACGTGGCCGTGCTCTTCGCGCTCGCCACCGGCGCGTCTTTTGCAGTGCTGGTATACGCCAGGTAGCCGGCAAACACGAGAAGCAGACAAATACCAAAAACCAGGATTTTCTTCATCGATTTCCTCCCCGTTCATTTATACTGGGTCCTTACCGTGAAAAGCGGGTTCCTCTCCCGTTATCACCCCCCTTGCGCAAGAAAGGATTGAGATTCCAAGGCCTGCCGTTTTGCCAGTATAGCGAAAATATAACCCTTATTCAACATGAAATTCAAGGTTTAGGGAATCTAATACCATGAAAAGTTGCATTTTTCGCGCGCTCGGCGGGGGAATGACAAAAAAACTGTCCTTTTCATATGCGGTCCTCCTCTCCGAGGAATATGCTTGCTCTCAGTCTTTATGCTAAAGGACCCGTGTGAAGATGGCGTGAGGGCTTTATGAAGAAATGTGAAGGCACACAAATACTTGTGTGCCTTCCTTCCGGGGGGAGTGCTAGTGCTTTCCGGTGAAGCGTCCTGGAGTTTCCGGGTCAGTCCACCTTTACCGTGCGCCTTTGCGCCTCGGCCTTCTTGGGAACCGAAATCTCCAGCACCCCATCGCGGAAGCTGGCCTTGGCGTTGGCGGCGTCCACGCCCGAGGGCAGGGCGAAGGTCCGGGCGAAGGAGCCATATCTCCGCTCGTGGCGGTAATAGTCCTTCTCCTCCACCTTCTCTTCCTCCTTCTTCTCCCCCGAGATGGTGACCTCGGCCTCCGTGACGTCAACACTCAGCTCTTCCTTCTTCACACCCGGCAGCTCCGCCTTGACGACCACCTGGTTGTCCCTCTCGAAGATGTCCACGTCGGGGAAGCCCGGCGCGCCCCAGAAACCCGCCCGAGGCCATTCGGGCATGAACCGCTCGAACATGCGCTCCATGTCCTCAAAAACGCTCAACGGGCCTCTTCTCCTGTAGGGCGCTACTTCTCTGGTTTCTCTTTCTTTCTCGGCCATTTCTGTCCCCTCCTCTGTGTGAGTTCATCTTGTAGCGAAACGCCCTTACTGAAAAGAGCGTATCACATGTCCGGACACCTGTGAAGATTGAAAAGCAGGGGCAAAAGAAGGTCCGGGAAGGAAAAAGCGGCCAAGCCCGGGATAAACCATCCTGGTCCAACCGAAATCGGCCCGGGTCCCCTTTTGCGGCACAGGAAGGTCCGGAACCTGCCAATGGACGACCATTCCCACCATTTGCAGTCCCATTCATTCAATGATACGCTCTGAATCAGCGGGTTGGAGATGCAAGATAGCATGAGTTCAAGGTTTCCTCAGTAGTTTTTGACCGATTTTTTCGCCGGCAACCGGCGTCTGACCACCCGGGTTTTGCAGGTGACGGCTCAAGGCTAACAAGTCCTTTCAGGAGGTTAAGGTCGATGGATAAACCCACCATGTTCGAGCCCTATCGGGCCACTCCGGATATTGACGTCCTGCCCGCCTATTTTCCCGTTCCCGGGTTCGGGGTCCTTCCCGTTAACTCCTTTGTGCTCAGGGCGGCCGAGCCCGTCCTGGTGGACTCTGGAATGGGCGTTCTGGGTGATGCATTCATGGAGAAACTTTCATCGGTTATCGACCCCGGAGACCTCAAGTGGCTGTGGCTTACCCACACCGACCAGGACCACGTCGGGAGCCTCTGGCAGGTCCTCAAAAGGGCTCCGAAGCTCCGGGTCATAACGACCTATCTCGGAATGGGAAAAATGAGCCTGTACAAGCCCTTGCCCATGGACAGGGTGCTTCTGTTGAACCCGGGACAGAGCATTAGCGTGGGGGACCGCAAGCTCACTGCGATTAAGCCGCCCACCTTCGATGCTCCCGAGACCACCGGCTTTTACGACCCCAAGGCCGCCGCCCTCTTCAGCGCGGACTGCTTCGGCGCCCTCATGAAGAATCCCGTGGAAAGGGCGGCCGATATCAGCTCCGGGGAGCTGAAGGAAGGTCTGTCCACATGGGCCACGGTGGACTCTCCATGGCTGCACGTGGCCGACAGGGCCCTGCTGGACAGGGCGCTTGACGGCGTCCGTAAGATGTCCCCGAAGCTCATTGTAAGCAGCCATCTACCCCCGGCCACGGACATGACCGAGGAATTATTGGGCCTTCTGGCCGCAGTACCCGGGGCGGAACCCTTTGTCGGGCCCGACCAGCAGGCGCTGGAAGCGATGATACGGGAAGGAGGGGGACAGTAGCGCCGTGGATGCCTGAACCGGCTTAATCTATCAAAAAGTGTCAGCCGAAGTCGCTGTTTTGAGACCTAGGCATCTTCTCCTTCCTCCTTTATGACCATCATGGTGGTGGGCACACCGTTTTTCATCAGGGGCCCCCACCGGCGCCTGAAGCCCAGCCTTGCATAAAACCCCACGGCGTAATTCGAGGAGTTCACCGTAAACTCCCCACTGCCCCCGGCCGCGAGAGCGGCCTCCCGGGCTACCTGGAAAAGGCGCCTCCCGAGGCCGCGCTTCTGCACCGAGGTGTCCACGAAGAGATGATAGACGTGCCGGTTGTCCTCCATGCCCACCACGCCCACCACCCGGCCCTCCCCCTCGGCCACGTGATAGCGGAAGCCCTTCCTCATATTCTCCTTTATGGACTCCGTGGAGGAGGCGGCAAGGAGCTTCCGGGCGCCCTCTTTGGTGCACTGGGGGATGATGAACCGCCGGGAAAGGGACGTAATGAGGCCGCTCACGGCGTGGGCGTCCTCGCAGGATGCCTCCCGGACGCGCACGTCCGCCACAGACAGTTTCAGGTGCAGCGCCTTTACCGGATTTCTATCCGGTGCACGCCCCTTTTCTTCATCCATATGACGATTTCCGCTATCTCCAGGTTCGAGGCCAGGGCGATACACCCGTTGGTCCAGTCCAGGGAGGCAACAGGCTCGAACACGGACTGGTCCTGCCAGGGGCCGTGTATGCCGATGGCCCCGCCCGTGTAGCCCTGCTCCCTCTGCTCCTCGGTGGGATAATTAATGGGGATGAAGGCGAAGTAGTTCTCCGAGAGGCGCGGCTCCCCCAGGGTATAGGTCCCCAGGGGCGTCTTCTCGTCCCCCTGCCTGTTCTTGCCCACGCCCTTCCGGCCCAAGGCGACCCGATAGGACCGGAAGACCTCTCCCCTCTGGCAAAGGAAAAGCTCTCCCGCCCCCGTATCCACGACGATGCGGGAGACCCCATCCGGGCACGAGCCCGGGGCGGACGCTCCCGCCAGCGCACACATCCAGAACACCGCGGCCACCGTCAGGGCCGCCGCCCTGCACGGGAAAGAAAAAACACGCCTCGCCGTCATGAAGGAGCCCTCACGAGGAACAGTATACTGGAGACGACGCCCCGGGGCCACCCCTTAGGAGAGCCCTGCCCCGACGTCCGCGCTTTCCAGAAGCGCCCGGGCAAGCCGCGCCGCCCCCCATTTGTCCAGGGGCTCGTTGCCCGAGCCGCACTGGGGGTCCTGCACGCAGGAGGGGCATCCGCTTTCGCAGGGGCACTCCGTAATGACCCTTCCGGTAGCCGCGAACCAGTCCCTGAAGAGGCCGAAGACGTGGCGGCTCAGGCCCACGCCGCCTTCATGCCCGTCGTAGATGAAAATGGCGCTGCGGTTGAATTTCGGATAAAGCGGATAACTGAGGCCGCCGATGTCGTTCTTGTCGCAGAGGGCATAGAGGGGGATGGCCGAGATGGCCGCGTGCTCGAAGGCGTGCAGGGTCCCCGGGAGGTCGAAACCCTCCGCCTCCACGGACGCCACCATATCCTCTGCCAGGATGAGCCAGATGCCCTCGGTGTCGAAGCCGTATTCGGGCATCTCGAGCCGGCTTCTGCCGAGGGAGCGGCCGTCGAAAAGGCCCTTCTTGTCGTAGCCCACCACCCTGTAGCGCATGCTGAGGCTTCCTTCATGCAAGGAGAAGCCCGTGAGCCTCTTTTCCCCGTACTGGCGGCGGACCTCCGTGTCCTCGTCGGTGAGGACCCGCGTGTAGTAGGAGACATCCACCTCCCGGGCAAAGACCTTTCCGGCGCCGAGGTCCAGCTCTTCCACCCTGTACTGCCGCCCCCGGTGAAGATATATCGCCCCCGGAAATGCCTCCCTGAAAACACGGAACCCGCTGACCTCCCCTACTCTCTCCTTCCCGGCGTAGATGGTGAACGTGGGACCCACGGAGCGGATTCCCACCTGCCTGTGGGGCAGGCGGACCCCCGAAAACCAGATGTCCCCCTCCTTCCCCGGCCTGAGCCTTCCCTCCCGCACCAGCTCCCGCACGGTGGGGGCAAGGGCTTTCATGTCATAGACCTGGTCGTCCTCCCCCAAGTAGACCTCCTGGGCCGCGCAGGGAAGGTGGGCCTTGAGAATGTCCTTGTTCAGGGGGTCGATGACCGCGGCCTCATGGGGTTTCCCGAAGAAGGCATCGGGGTGGCGCATGAGGTACTGGTCCAGAGCGTCCTGGATGGCCACCATGGCCACGAAGGAGTCCTGCCCCCGCCGCCCCACC
The Nitrospirota bacterium genome window above contains:
- a CDS encoding DEAD/DEAH box helicase yields the protein MDIGAFVRSLGEEKSLRLRLREHRYIEPRPANYADLPLDERLSGALRHKGIERLYTHQVEAVTRLRRGENVVAMTPAGSGKSLVYNLPVLETVLKEPEARALYIFPLKGLEQDQLGNLLELAGALGLENAGAVYDGDTSSYRRRKIRENPPSVVFTNPDMIHYAFAAYHPKWETFFRNLRYVVIDEIHTYRGVFGSNVAQIMRRLRRIAHRWGSHPRFVAASATISNPGAFARDLVGLPFSVVGESGAPRGRVHFVFAEALDSPYTAATHLFLACLEQGLRTIVFTKARKITELIYSWAVQRAPALEDAVSPYRAGFLPSERREIEERLFTGELRGVVSTSALELGVDVGELDACVLVGYPGSVSSTWQRAGRVGRRGQDSFVAMVAIQDALDQYLMRHPDAFFGKPHEAAVIDPLNKDILKAHLPCAAQEVYLGEDDQVYDMKALAPTVRELVREGRLRPGKEGDIWFSGVRLPHRQVGIRSVGPTFTIYAGKERVGEVSGFRVFREAFPGAIYLHRGRQYRVEELDLGAGKVFAREVDVSYYTRVLTDEDTEVRRQYGEKRLTGFSLHEGSLSMRYRVVGYDKKGLFDGRSLGRSRLEMPEYGFDTEGIWLILAEDMVASVEAEGFDLPGTLHAFEHAAISAIPLYALCDKNDIGGLSYPLYPKFNRSAIFIYDGHEGGVGLSRHVFGLFRDWFAATGRVITECPCESGCPSCVQDPQCGSGNEPLDKWGAARLARALLESADVGAGLS
- a CDS encoding Hsp20/alpha crystallin family protein, producing MAEKERETREVAPYRRRGPLSVFEDMERMFERFMPEWPRAGFWGAPGFPDVDIFERDNQVVVKAELPGVKKEELSVDVTEAEVTISGEKKEEEKVEEKDYYRHERRYGSFARTFALPSGVDAANAKASFRDGVLEISVPKKAEAQRRTVKVD
- a CDS encoding L,D-transpeptidase family protein, translated to MTARRVFSFPCRAAALTVAAVFWMCALAGASAPGSCPDGVSRIVVDTGAGELFLCQRGEVFRSYRVALGRKGVGKNRQGDEKTPLGTYTLGEPRLSENYFAFIPINYPTEEQREQGYTGGAIGIHGPWQDQSVFEPVASLDWTNGCIALASNLEIAEIVIWMKKRGVHRIEIR
- a CDS encoding GNAT family N-acetyltransferase, with the protein product MDEEKGRAPDRNPVKALHLKLSVADVRVREASCEDAHAVSGLITSLSRRFIIPQCTKEGARKLLAASSTESIKENMRKGFRYHVAEGEGRVVGVVGMEDNRHVYHLFVDTSVQKRGLGRRLFQVAREAALAAGGSGEFTVNSSNYAVGFYARLGFRRRWGPLMKNGVPTTMMVIKEEGEDA
- a CDS encoding MBL fold metallo-hydrolase translates to MDKPTMFEPYRATPDIDVLPAYFPVPGFGVLPVNSFVLRAAEPVLVDSGMGVLGDAFMEKLSSVIDPGDLKWLWLTHTDQDHVGSLWQVLKRAPKLRVITTYLGMGKMSLYKPLPMDRVLLLNPGQSISVGDRKLTAIKPPTFDAPETTGFYDPKAAALFSADCFGALMKNPVERAADISSGELKEGLSTWATVDSPWLHVADRALLDRALDGVRKMSPKLIVSSHLPPATDMTEELLGLLAAVPGAEPFVGPDQQALEAMIREGGGQ